The Vespula vulgaris chromosome 2, iyVesVulg1.1, whole genome shotgun sequence genome has a segment encoding these proteins:
- the LOC127061574 gene encoding uncharacterized protein LOC127061574 isoform X3, giving the protein MSAQCNRFVQNAWKKELCSNCFKPREEHTSNEDALRFNIEKASSNLKADSFKLQSILRVKESTQKDQRKKNVAFPESLTEVIGYGGDDFLSDDEEDVEQVLVDSLNAEEDAIPDSEEERALSNLTRANTNFNTVTANLSEIIPTNEMNKSSTTAAASTRTFASLMLGRIQKDADGRKTTLLVSVTPFGGDESLPTAKRPSDRKITVNGFSNVTKSATLNNSMDSKNEITLKTPKKITVDRKDEKREQGTDSSKLEKIMDMPLITSTNLISVIQRSESTETDNTIVSIADKNLENATNSAEFAVKCEKKLANISRSPAIKKTDNEKPKIAIQLIQSNNNSNCSNYEFSKNVEKECSKNGIELSLTPLKKNEECEEAAESDRPLILRGKEINKITVVGVDDKKIEKTGSSEATVEKFNFKESRELAGEPDGKADEEEIMEPPALPRSPPPMETRPLIQGETDKVSLIATEPRPSFLHGSVSMDAKSKPVVPQKPSAFVGPKSILPESEPTCDISSANVKRINANYVLPPPSVQNVTNRTLPSTGTVVSQIPNSTRYMTKGEVENSSLNIIGRSVATNKITKDKMERNDQANHRTSASIYESAKEEKAISTNGRDIGEGTDAEEDGSEPTRLVNSKRRMAPRPPEVTEDLPTSSSLFARNPGANLKSDSPVVREKEKRERASSCSPKFRKAVCEAPDPTGSSQSNESSASPRRTISLSQDSLTNGSETREGKKRGRSRFSLKRFLRMGSRKDVDMTSGHASNSRLDEIPSTPQPKLRLEIIHPLELDGAAVEVVGNDRISRIGEDQTDSCGSRSEATKTTRSPNGSQQYPSTVRPGKPPPPPRNQSLENWSRADQSNKPIRPPPPRVETKQQFSDRNEKSVGKMTTTTTTTMTTAPSSWQSSNASSASSDLIYANLGEVRSALAPSKPQRTASMRDQTTSQPLIKKHGSSSQNLSLNDYETTATITPPTSDSLTLNDSHVYECLSSSPECDSSLELRHGNGSHHPSCKRKSDSSVMDPGVEFKFHHHHHHHHHHQPFLRSTSLPYCGSETESELYAPYTFYTGDEGAEEDQDWKSKDDELRLNQLRQRRGRSIVHRSLEDNYGAVVVANHEALAQFVEQNVNQLQVNQVTQVPVSLRALKNSNPRLRDFTIDTNTSVFIGRRIFCSASWNEQNVSLCIAFDQAMHVSRKEFYLVPIIEFIETVPKEISERVSLSVGKDMEAAISVFPRLQVSTVQAFGLATKDSQDEGATRESSFVLLQFVNALKSLQARGIEESSKSLSNVMLCREDKDVCYRLYLLQGLNVDTCDVRREEKVSLCQCALVALQQLHLTKRLPLVQELLLREKAVTLSQVKSLLEFTLWGPADVTLGGPREREVALQRWLDLERATILHALVRTRAPLTITDEYQLLFLVRTSAKTMCEASILLDEQRNRLSRVC; this is encoded by the exons AGTATCCTGAGAGTAAAAGAGTCGACGCAAAAggatcaaaggaaaaagaacgtgGCCTTTCCGGAATCCCTAACGGAGGTGATCGGTTATGGCGGCGATGACTTTCTATCCGACGATGAGGAGGACGTCGAGCAAGTGCTTGTGGACTCTCTGAACGCGGAAGAAGATGCGATACCGGACAGTGAGGAGGAACGTGCTTTGAGCAATCTAACCCGCGCCAATACAAACTTCAATACCGTTACTGCGAATCTTAGCGAAATCATTCCTACAAACGAAATGAACAAATCCTCAACGACTGCGGCAGCATCGACAAGAACATTCGCTTCATTGATGCTCGGTAGGATTCAAAAGGACGCCGATGGGAGAAAAACGACGCTCTTGGTATCCGTTACTCCTTTCGGTGGAGATGAATCTTTACCGACTGCTAAAAGGCCAAGTGATCGCAAGATCACCGTGAATGGTTTTTCGAATGTCACTAAATCCGCCACTCTTAATAACTCGATGGACTCGAAAAATGAG ATTACCTTGAAGACACCGAAGAAGATCACAGTTGATCGGAAAGATGAGAAACGCGAGCAGGGTACCGACTCTTCGAAATTGGAGAAGATTATGGACATGCCGTTGATCACTTCGACAAACTTGATATCCGTAATACAGAGGAGCGAATCGACGGAAACCGACAATACCATTGTTAGTATCGCTGATAAGAATCTCGAGAATGCTACGAATAGCGCAGAGTTTGCTgtaaaatgtgaaaaaaaattagcgaATATTTCGCGTAGTCCAGCTATCAAAAAAACAGACAATGAAAAGCCAAAGATCGCGATTCAATTGAtacaaagtaataataatagtaattgtTCGAACTATGAATTTTCGAAGAACGTCGAGAAAGAATGTTCGAAGAATGGAATCGAATTGAGCTTGACACCTttgaaaaaaaacgaagaatgcGAGGAGGCTGCGGAAAGCGATAGACCGTTAATCCTTCGTGGTAAAGAGATTAACAAAATTACCGTTGTGGGTgtagatgataaaaaaatagaaaaaacaggTTCATCTGAGGCTACcgtagaaaaatttaatttcaaagagAGTCGCGAATTGGCCGGTGAACCTGATGGTAAAGCCGACGAAGAGGAAATTATGGAACCACCGGCTTTACCAAGGAGTCCGCCACCTATGGAAACCAGGCCACTGATTCAAGGTGAAACGGATAAAGTCTCTCTAATCGCTACGGAACCGAGGCCGTCTTTTCTTCATGGTTCTGTCAGTATGGACGCAAAATCGAAACCCGTGGTACCTCAAAAACCGTCGGCGTTCGTTGGGCCAAAGTCTATTCTACCGGAAAGTGAGCCCACATGCGATATTAGTAGTGCCAATGTGAAAAGGATCAACGCTAATTACGTTTTACCACCACCGTCGGTACAAAATGTTACTAACAGGACACTTCCGAGTACAG GTACAGTTGTGTCACAGATTCCAAATTCAACGAGATACATGACCAAGGGCGAAGTGGAGaattcttctttaaatatCATTGGACGATCCGTTGCGACGAACAAAATAACGAAGGATAAAATGGAACGAAACGATCAAGCTAATCACAGAACAAGCGCGTCTATTTACGAATCGGccaaagaagagaaagcgaTTTCAACGAATGGACGTGATATCGGCGAAGGTACAGATGCAGAAGAAGATGGCTCGGAACCAACTCGATTGGTAAACAGTAAAAGAAGAATGGCGCCAAGACCGCCAGAAGTTACGGAGGATCTTCCAACAAGTTCGAGCTTGTTTGCGAGAAATCCTGGTGCGAATCTGAAATCAGATTCGCCGGTTGTACgcgaaaaggagaagagggagagagcttCGTCTTGTAGCCCAAAGTTTAGGAAAGCTGTTTGCGAAGCACCGGATCCAACTGGTTCCTCTCAATCGAATGAGTCCTCCGCATCTCCGAGAAGGACTATATCCTTGTCGCAGGATAGTTTGACGAACGGATCGGAAacaagagagggaaagaaacgaGGTAGATCGAGATTCTCACTGAAGAGATTTCTCAGAATGGGTTCGAGAAAAGACGTCGACATGACCAGCGGGCACGCTTCGAATTCACGACTCGATGAAATACCATCGACACCGCAACCGAAACTGCGCTTAGAAATCATTCATCCTCTTGAGCTCGACGGTGCTGCAGTCGAAGTCGTGGGAAACGATAGAATCAGCAGGATCGGTGAGGATCAGACGGATTCCTGCGGTTCGAGGAGCGAAGCCACAAAGACGACACGTTCTCCCAATGGTTCTCAACAGTATCCTTCGACTG TTAGACCAGGAAAGCCACCACCTCCACCGAGGAACCAATCTTTGGAGAATTGGTCTCGAGCAGATCAGTCGAATAAACCGATCAGACCGCCGCCACCACGTGTCGAAACGAAACAACAATTTTCggatagaaacgaaaaatcagTAGGCaaaatgacgacgacgacgacgacgacaatgacgactGCGCCGTCCTCTTGGCAATCGTCGAACGCATCCTCGGCCAGCTCAGACTTGATTTACGCGAATCTGG GTGAGGTACGCAGTGCCCTGGCACCCTCGAAACCTCAAAGAACTGCCAGTATGAGGGACCAAACAACATCCCAGCCTTTGATAAAGAAGCACGGCTCTTCGTCCCAAAATTTGAGTCTAAACGATTACGAGACAACCGCAACTATTACACCACCAACTTCCGATTCGCTG ACGTTGAACGATAGCCACGTCTACGAGTGTTTGTCCAGCTCACCGGAATGCGACTCGAGTCTAGAACTACGTCATGGCAACGGATCCCATCATCCCAGCTGCAAGCGGAAATCCGACAGCAGTGTTATGGATCCAGGCGTAGAATTCAAAttccatcaccatcaccaccatcatcatcatcatcaacccTTCCTCAGGTCAACATCGTTACCCTACTGCGGTAGCGAAACCGAAAGCGAGCTTTACGCACCGTATACTTTTTACACTGGTGATGAG GGTGCAGAAGAGGATCAAGATTGGAAAAGCAAAGATGACGAGCTGAGGTTGAATCAATTAAGACAGCGAAGAGGACGTAGCATCGTTCATCGAAGTCTAGAAGATAATTATGGCGCTGTTGTCGTGGCAAATCACGAGGCGCTTGCACAATTTGTCGAACaa AATGTAAATCAGTTGCAGGTGAACCAAGTTACCCAAGTACCTGTAAGTCTTCGTGCCTTGAAAAATTCGAATCCTCGTCTTCGCGATTTCACCATCGACACGAACACGTCCGTTTTCATTGGCAGGCGAATATTCTGCTCGGCTAGTTGGAATGAGCAAAACGTCAGCCTGTGCATCGCATTCGATCAAGCGATGCACGTGTCGCGAAAGGAATTCTACCTGGTGCCAATAATTGAGTTCATAGAGACCGTGCCGAAAGAGATCTCCGAGCGAGTCAGTTTATCCGTCGGCAAGGACATGGAAG CGGCGATCTCGGTTTTCCCACGATTACAAGTGAGTACGGTTCAAGCCTTTGGCTTAGCCACGAAGGATTCCCAAGACGAAGGTGCGACAAGAGAGTCCTCGTTCGTCTTACTTCAGTTCGTTAACGCCCTGAAAAGTCTTCAAGCACGAGGAATCGAAGAATCCTCGAAAAGTCTGAGCAACGTGATGCTTTGTCGAGAAGATAAAGACGTCTGCTATCGACTTTATTTGTTGCAAGG ATTAAATGTGGATACGTGCGACGTCAGACGAGAAGAAAAGGTCTCTTTGTGTCAGTGCGCTTTGGTGGCTCTTCAACAACTACACTTGACGAAGAGACTTCCTCTCGTGCaggaattattattacgtgaAAAAGCAGTTACTCTTTCTCAG GTGAAATCTTTGCTCGAGTTTACTCTTTGGGGTCCAGCCGATGTCACTCTTGGTGGACCGCGCGAAAGGGAAGTAGCTCTTCAAAGATGGCTGGACCTTGAGAGAGCAACTATTCTCCACGCTTTGGTAAGAACGCGAGCACCTTTGACGATAACCGACGAATATCAATTGCTATTTTTGGTTCGCACCAGCGCGAAAACAATGTGCGAGGCATCGATTTTATTGGACGAACAGCGCAATCGTTTGTCACGAGTCTGTTAA
- the LOC127061574 gene encoding uncharacterized protein LOC127061574 isoform X1, whose protein sequence is MSAQCNRFVQNAWKKELCSNCFKPREEHTSNEDALRFNIEKASSNLKADSFKLQSILRVKESTQKDQRKKNVAFPESLTEVIGYGGDDFLSDDEEDVEQVLVDSLNAEEDAIPDSEEERALSNLTRANTNFNTVTANLSEIIPTNEMNKSSTTAAASTRTFASLMLGRIQKDADGRKTTLLVSVTPFGGDESLPTAKRPSDRKITVNGFSNVTKSATLNNSMDSKNEITLKTPKKITVDRKDEKREQGTDSSKLEKIMDMPLITSTNLISVIQRSESTETDNTIVSIADKNLENATNSAEFAVKCEKKLANISRSPAIKKTDNEKPKIAIQLIQSNNNSNCSNYEFSKNVEKECSKNGIELSLTPLKKNEECEEAAESDRPLILRGKEINKITVVGVDDKKIEKTGSSEATVEKFNFKESRELAGEPDGKADEEEIMEPPALPRSPPPMETRPLIQGETDKVSLIATEPRPSFLHGSVSMDAKSKPVVPQKPSAFVGPKSILPESEPTCDISSANVKRINANYVLPPPSVQNVTNRTLPSTGTVVSQIPNSTRYMTKGEVENSSLNIIGRSVATNKITKDKMERNDQANHRTSASIYESAKEEKAISTNGRDIGEGTDAEEDGSEPTRLVNSKRRMAPRPPEVTEDLPTSSSLFARNPGANLKSDSPVVREKEKRERASSCSPKFRKAVCEAPDPTGSSQSNESSASPRRTISLSQDSLTNGSETREGKKRGRSRFSLKRFLRMGSRKDVDMTSGHASNSRLDEIPSTPQPKLRLEIIHPLELDGAAVEVVGNDRISRIGEDQTDSCGSRSEATKTTRSPNGSQQYPSTVRPGKPPPPPRNQSLENWSRADQSNKPIRPPPPRVETKQQFSDRNEKSVGKMTTTTTTTMTTAPSSWQSSNASSASSDLIYANLAAEDVTGEVRSALAPSKPQRTASMRDQTTSQPLIKKHGSSSQNLSLNDYETTATITPPTSDSLTLNDSHVYECLSSSPECDSSLELRHGNGSHHPSCKRKSDSSVMDPGVEFKFHHHHHHHHHHQPFLRSTSLPYCGSETESELYAPYTFYTGDEGAEEDQDWKSKDDELRLNQLRQRRGRSIVHRSLEDNYGAVVVANHEALAQFVEQNVNQLQVNQVTQVPVSLRALKNSNPRLRDFTIDTNTSVFIGRRIFCSASWNEQNVSLCIAFDQAMHVSRKEFYLVPIIEFIETVPKEISERVSLSVGKDMEAAISVFPRLQVSTVQAFGLATKDSQDEGATRESSFVLLQFVNALKSLQARGIEESSKSLSNVMLCREDKDVCYRLYLLQGLNVDTCDVRREEKVSLCQCALVALQQLHLTKRLPLVQELLLREKAVTLSQVKSLLEFTLWGPADVTLGGPREREVALQRWLDLERATILHALVRTRAPLTITDEYQLLFLVRTSAKTMCEASILLDEQRNRLSRVC, encoded by the exons AGTATCCTGAGAGTAAAAGAGTCGACGCAAAAggatcaaaggaaaaagaacgtgGCCTTTCCGGAATCCCTAACGGAGGTGATCGGTTATGGCGGCGATGACTTTCTATCCGACGATGAGGAGGACGTCGAGCAAGTGCTTGTGGACTCTCTGAACGCGGAAGAAGATGCGATACCGGACAGTGAGGAGGAACGTGCTTTGAGCAATCTAACCCGCGCCAATACAAACTTCAATACCGTTACTGCGAATCTTAGCGAAATCATTCCTACAAACGAAATGAACAAATCCTCAACGACTGCGGCAGCATCGACAAGAACATTCGCTTCATTGATGCTCGGTAGGATTCAAAAGGACGCCGATGGGAGAAAAACGACGCTCTTGGTATCCGTTACTCCTTTCGGTGGAGATGAATCTTTACCGACTGCTAAAAGGCCAAGTGATCGCAAGATCACCGTGAATGGTTTTTCGAATGTCACTAAATCCGCCACTCTTAATAACTCGATGGACTCGAAAAATGAG ATTACCTTGAAGACACCGAAGAAGATCACAGTTGATCGGAAAGATGAGAAACGCGAGCAGGGTACCGACTCTTCGAAATTGGAGAAGATTATGGACATGCCGTTGATCACTTCGACAAACTTGATATCCGTAATACAGAGGAGCGAATCGACGGAAACCGACAATACCATTGTTAGTATCGCTGATAAGAATCTCGAGAATGCTACGAATAGCGCAGAGTTTGCTgtaaaatgtgaaaaaaaattagcgaATATTTCGCGTAGTCCAGCTATCAAAAAAACAGACAATGAAAAGCCAAAGATCGCGATTCAATTGAtacaaagtaataataatagtaattgtTCGAACTATGAATTTTCGAAGAACGTCGAGAAAGAATGTTCGAAGAATGGAATCGAATTGAGCTTGACACCTttgaaaaaaaacgaagaatgcGAGGAGGCTGCGGAAAGCGATAGACCGTTAATCCTTCGTGGTAAAGAGATTAACAAAATTACCGTTGTGGGTgtagatgataaaaaaatagaaaaaacaggTTCATCTGAGGCTACcgtagaaaaatttaatttcaaagagAGTCGCGAATTGGCCGGTGAACCTGATGGTAAAGCCGACGAAGAGGAAATTATGGAACCACCGGCTTTACCAAGGAGTCCGCCACCTATGGAAACCAGGCCACTGATTCAAGGTGAAACGGATAAAGTCTCTCTAATCGCTACGGAACCGAGGCCGTCTTTTCTTCATGGTTCTGTCAGTATGGACGCAAAATCGAAACCCGTGGTACCTCAAAAACCGTCGGCGTTCGTTGGGCCAAAGTCTATTCTACCGGAAAGTGAGCCCACATGCGATATTAGTAGTGCCAATGTGAAAAGGATCAACGCTAATTACGTTTTACCACCACCGTCGGTACAAAATGTTACTAACAGGACACTTCCGAGTACAG GTACAGTTGTGTCACAGATTCCAAATTCAACGAGATACATGACCAAGGGCGAAGTGGAGaattcttctttaaatatCATTGGACGATCCGTTGCGACGAACAAAATAACGAAGGATAAAATGGAACGAAACGATCAAGCTAATCACAGAACAAGCGCGTCTATTTACGAATCGGccaaagaagagaaagcgaTTTCAACGAATGGACGTGATATCGGCGAAGGTACAGATGCAGAAGAAGATGGCTCGGAACCAACTCGATTGGTAAACAGTAAAAGAAGAATGGCGCCAAGACCGCCAGAAGTTACGGAGGATCTTCCAACAAGTTCGAGCTTGTTTGCGAGAAATCCTGGTGCGAATCTGAAATCAGATTCGCCGGTTGTACgcgaaaaggagaagagggagagagcttCGTCTTGTAGCCCAAAGTTTAGGAAAGCTGTTTGCGAAGCACCGGATCCAACTGGTTCCTCTCAATCGAATGAGTCCTCCGCATCTCCGAGAAGGACTATATCCTTGTCGCAGGATAGTTTGACGAACGGATCGGAAacaagagagggaaagaaacgaGGTAGATCGAGATTCTCACTGAAGAGATTTCTCAGAATGGGTTCGAGAAAAGACGTCGACATGACCAGCGGGCACGCTTCGAATTCACGACTCGATGAAATACCATCGACACCGCAACCGAAACTGCGCTTAGAAATCATTCATCCTCTTGAGCTCGACGGTGCTGCAGTCGAAGTCGTGGGAAACGATAGAATCAGCAGGATCGGTGAGGATCAGACGGATTCCTGCGGTTCGAGGAGCGAAGCCACAAAGACGACACGTTCTCCCAATGGTTCTCAACAGTATCCTTCGACTG TTAGACCAGGAAAGCCACCACCTCCACCGAGGAACCAATCTTTGGAGAATTGGTCTCGAGCAGATCAGTCGAATAAACCGATCAGACCGCCGCCACCACGTGTCGAAACGAAACAACAATTTTCggatagaaacgaaaaatcagTAGGCaaaatgacgacgacgacgacgacgacaatgacgactGCGCCGTCCTCTTGGCAATCGTCGAACGCATCCTCGGCCAGCTCAGACTTGATTTACGCGAATCTGG CAGCGGAGGATGTTACAGGTGAGGTACGCAGTGCCCTGGCACCCTCGAAACCTCAAAGAACTGCCAGTATGAGGGACCAAACAACATCCCAGCCTTTGATAAAGAAGCACGGCTCTTCGTCCCAAAATTTGAGTCTAAACGATTACGAGACAACCGCAACTATTACACCACCAACTTCCGATTCGCTG ACGTTGAACGATAGCCACGTCTACGAGTGTTTGTCCAGCTCACCGGAATGCGACTCGAGTCTAGAACTACGTCATGGCAACGGATCCCATCATCCCAGCTGCAAGCGGAAATCCGACAGCAGTGTTATGGATCCAGGCGTAGAATTCAAAttccatcaccatcaccaccatcatcatcatcatcaacccTTCCTCAGGTCAACATCGTTACCCTACTGCGGTAGCGAAACCGAAAGCGAGCTTTACGCACCGTATACTTTTTACACTGGTGATGAG GGTGCAGAAGAGGATCAAGATTGGAAAAGCAAAGATGACGAGCTGAGGTTGAATCAATTAAGACAGCGAAGAGGACGTAGCATCGTTCATCGAAGTCTAGAAGATAATTATGGCGCTGTTGTCGTGGCAAATCACGAGGCGCTTGCACAATTTGTCGAACaa AATGTAAATCAGTTGCAGGTGAACCAAGTTACCCAAGTACCTGTAAGTCTTCGTGCCTTGAAAAATTCGAATCCTCGTCTTCGCGATTTCACCATCGACACGAACACGTCCGTTTTCATTGGCAGGCGAATATTCTGCTCGGCTAGTTGGAATGAGCAAAACGTCAGCCTGTGCATCGCATTCGATCAAGCGATGCACGTGTCGCGAAAGGAATTCTACCTGGTGCCAATAATTGAGTTCATAGAGACCGTGCCGAAAGAGATCTCCGAGCGAGTCAGTTTATCCGTCGGCAAGGACATGGAAG CGGCGATCTCGGTTTTCCCACGATTACAAGTGAGTACGGTTCAAGCCTTTGGCTTAGCCACGAAGGATTCCCAAGACGAAGGTGCGACAAGAGAGTCCTCGTTCGTCTTACTTCAGTTCGTTAACGCCCTGAAAAGTCTTCAAGCACGAGGAATCGAAGAATCCTCGAAAAGTCTGAGCAACGTGATGCTTTGTCGAGAAGATAAAGACGTCTGCTATCGACTTTATTTGTTGCAAGG ATTAAATGTGGATACGTGCGACGTCAGACGAGAAGAAAAGGTCTCTTTGTGTCAGTGCGCTTTGGTGGCTCTTCAACAACTACACTTGACGAAGAGACTTCCTCTCGTGCaggaattattattacgtgaAAAAGCAGTTACTCTTTCTCAG GTGAAATCTTTGCTCGAGTTTACTCTTTGGGGTCCAGCCGATGTCACTCTTGGTGGACCGCGCGAAAGGGAAGTAGCTCTTCAAAGATGGCTGGACCTTGAGAGAGCAACTATTCTCCACGCTTTGGTAAGAACGCGAGCACCTTTGACGATAACCGACGAATATCAATTGCTATTTTTGGTTCGCACCAGCGCGAAAACAATGTGCGAGGCATCGATTTTATTGGACGAACAGCGCAATCGTTTGTCACGAGTCTGTTAA